The following are encoded together in the Echeneis naucrates chromosome 9, fEcheNa1.1, whole genome shotgun sequence genome:
- the adgra2 gene encoding adhesion G protein-coupled receptor A2 — MTGGGGAAEVRSSRRTMFAPGVGISPLPGRLVLMLLLLSAAGPRLSEACPGALASTSGCSCTDERPKAHGVQASGRRVSCSKEELSEPPDPGLLPNRTVTLILSHNKIRVLRNGSFYGLYTLEKLDLKHNLISTIMPGAFQGLSELRKLDLSNNRIGCLTADMFLGLTNLTKLNLSGNIISTMDSGVFQELPSLKLVNFNSDHLSCDCGLRWVPGFFRSSSARLGEETLCAYPRSLRGKPLRGLKENHLSCDGPLELHTLSLLPSQRQVVFKGDRLPFHCTAALVDKITTLHWRHNGQLVTSDPQMGVQLENSVLHDCTFITSELILFNVHVEASGEWECVVSTGRGNTSRVVEIVVLENSASFCPEDKVINNRGEFRWPRTLAGITSHQYCLQLRYPSLSVEGGMEQKKASRYCDRSGKWQEGDYSNCHYTNGITRVLHTFILRPINASNAVTVAHQVRTYTLEAAGFTDSVDVLYVAQMMEKFMEYVRQQRELSEVLVEMGSNLMQVDDQILALAQREKRACSSIVYSLETLAWPQLHSHAQDFYMVSRNIVMEAHLIRPAHFTGITCTAYQRRDVSGGNLGVEMGEPAHEQQLLFRCTTGSHNTSLNNFLLKNSVALASVTLPPTLFPPDATADCKLQVIAFRTGSFFPLSGSSNNSGEPSRRRSVNTPVIFVGLDGCTMWNHSEPIWVSLRHLSPGTDAVAAQWSLKGLEKQGGWSQEGCQLVHSDSSTSTMRCSLLSNYAVLQEVPDFPNSTHNSVRVLHPVVYACTALLLLCLFTIIITHILHHSSIHISRKSWHTLLNTCFHIAMTTAIYAGGISLTSYPVVCQAVGIALHYSSLSTLLWIGVSARVIYKEAVWRLPRQLEGEPPAPPTQRPMLRFYLIAGGVPLIICGITAAVNVNNYGDNSPYCWLVWRPSLGSFFVPAGLSVLVTWIYFLCTVFRLRHRVAKECTGTTLSSPVTESQPALAGSTSLLSTDSVVGPINPVVAPEDQYSLKTQYLVLVATHFLFVVLWCCGAMAMWLTGHNSLLFSCLYGMAATVLGVFLVVHHCFRRLDVQASWLACCPGYHRSHPMSTYTHTCTTGSGVQTSEQGSQLFINCHPTSDSHNSSSARSSSTPSGISSVGPGPCKLTNLLQVAQDNSNNTSRAPAGNNTSTSTDNITKPTNNIVPTINSAAPLHPQRRKVSSRTKQGNSQYHHRGEGRGHYRLKALRTAGGGGSLGALGPTGLENLSSSHAYKQATSENGSIHHSLSENQASPLTNGKRVGESVATSPSEGSDGGSSGSRKPFPLLPSMASRAAMHGAQRRCSSRDNLKLAAAAERDTKRCSYPLNSVTTTVPGAAAPNGTLKNSVLELEQDMSGTDQSQSSVGMKSGLWKSETTV; from the exons cCTCAAACACAACCTAATCAGCACCATCATGCCTGGAGCCTTCCAAGGCCTGTCTGAGCTACGGAAACT AGACCTATCCAACAACCGCATCGGCTGCCTGACTGCAGACATGTTCCTGGGCCTGACCAACCTCACCAAACT gaacCTCTCTGGCAACATCATATCAACCATGGATTCAGGAGTGTTTCAGGAGCTGCCGTCCCTCAAGCTGGT GAACTTTAACTCAGACCACCTGTCATGTGACTGCGGGCTACGTTGGGTCCCAGGCTTCTTTCGCAGCAGTTCAGCCCGTTTGGGTGAAGAAACCCTGTGTGCCTATCCGAGGAGCCTGAGGGGAAAGCCCCTGCGTGGACTAAAAGAAAACCATCTGAGCTGTG ATGGTCCTCTGGAGCTGCACACCCTGTCGTTGCTGCCATCCCAGCGTCAGGTGGTCTTCAAAGGGGATCGGCTGCCTTTCCACTGCACTGCTGCCTTGGTGGACAAGATCACCACCCTGCATTGGCGCCACAACGGTCAgctggtgacctctgacccacaGATGGGTGTCCAGCTTGAGAACAGCGTCCTGCATGATTGCACCTTCATTACCAG TGAACTTATTCTATTCAACGTACATGTGGAAGCCAGCGGAGAGTGGGAGTGTGTGGTTTCTACTGGGCGGGGAAATACATCTCGCGTTGTAGAGATAGTGGTACTGGAGAACAGTGCCTCCTTCTGTCCAGAGGATAAAGTTATCAACAACCGTGGCGAGTTCAG GTGGCCAAGAACCCTGGCAGGCATCACTTCCCATCAATACTGCCTACAGCTGCGTTACCCTTCTCTGTCTGTGGAGGGCGGTATGGAGCAGAAAAAAGCCTCTAGGTACTGTGATCGTTCTGGCAAGTGGCAGGAGGGGGACTACTCAAACTGTCACTACACCAATGGCATCACCCGTGTCCTCCATACCTTCATCCTG AGGCCCATCAACGCGTCCAATGCTGTCACTGTGGCACACCAGGTGCGCACGTACACTCTGGAGGCTGCAGGTTTCACTGACTCAGTAGATGTGTTGTATGTGGCACAAATGATGGAGAAGTTTATGGAATATGTCAGACAGCAACgagag CTGTCAGAGGTGTTGGTCGAGATGGGCAGTAACCTGATGCAGGTGGATGACCAGATCCTGGCTcttgcacagagagagaagagagccTGCAGCTCCATAGTTTACTCTCTAGAGACACTGGCCTGGCCTCAGCTGCACAGTCACGCTCAGGACTTCTACATG GTGTCTCGGAACATTGTGATGGAGGCCCACCTGATTCGACCGGCCCACTTCACAGGGATTACATGCACTGCCTATCAGCGTCGTGACGTCTCAGGGGGCAACCTGGGAGTAGAGATGGGAGAGCCTGCCCATGAACAACAGCTTCTTTTCCGCTGCACCACAGGCTCCCATAATACCTCCCTCAACAATTTCCTCCTAAAG aattCAGTAGCCCTGGCCTCGGTGACTCTGCCACCTACTCTATTTCCTCCTGATGCTACTGCAGACTGTAAGCTGCAGGTTATAGCTTTTCGAACTGGTagcttttttcctctgtctggaAGCTCTAATAACTCTGGGGAACCTTCGCGCAGACGAAGCGTCAACACTCCTGTCATCTTTGTAGGCTTAG ACGGTTGCACCATGTGGAACCACTCAGAACCCATCTGGGTGTCCCTACGCCACTTGTCCCCTGGTACTGACGCTGTAGCAGCCCAGTGGAGCCTGAAGGGATTGGAGAAGCAGGGAGGATGGAGCCAAGAGGGCTGTCAGTTGGtccacagtgacagcagcacCTCCACAATGCGCTGCTCCCTGCTTAGCAACTATGCTGTACTGCAG GAGGTGCCCGACTTCCCTAACTCCACACACAACTCTGTGAGGGTACTCCACCCTGTGGTCTATGCCTGCACTGCACTTCTCCTCTTATGcctcttcaccatcatcatcacgcACATACTCCATCACAG TTCGATTCACATATCAAGGAAAAGCTGGCACACATTACTCAATACCTGCTTTCAcattgccatgacaacagccaTCTATGCAGGGGGCATAAGCTTGACCAGCTACCCAGTTGTTTGTCAAGCG GTGGGCATTGCCCTGCACTACTCGTCACTGTCGACCCTGCTGTGGATCGGAGTCAGCGCCAGGGTCATCTACAAAGAGGCTGTGTGGAGACTACCACGCCAGCTGGAGGGAGAGCCTCCTGCTCCGCCCACTCAGCGGCCTATGCTCAG GTTCTATTTGATAGCTGGTGGTGTACCCCTTATCATTTGTGGGATCACTGCAGCTGTCAACGTTAACAACTATGGAGACAACAGTCCTTA CTGCTGGCTGGTATGGCGTCCCAGCCTAGGGTCTTTCTTTGTCCCTGCGGGCCTATCTGTGTTGGTGACCTGGATCTATTTCCTGTGCACTGTGTTTCGCCTGAGGCACCGCGTGGCCAAAGAATGCACAGGAACCACCCTGTCCTCTCCTGTGACTGAGAGCCAGCCTGCGCTGGCAGGAAGCACCAGCTTGCTCTCCACAGACTCAGTGGTGGGACCTATAAACCCTGTTGTGGCACCAGAGGACCAATACTCACTGAAGACGCAGTACTTGGTGCTGGTGGCcacccacttcctgtttgtggtTCTGTGGTGTTGTGGAGCCATGGCAATGTGGCTGACTGGACACAACAGCTTGTTGTTTAGCTGTCTCTATGGAATGGCTGCCACAGTTTTGGGGGTGTTTCTGGTGGTGCACCACTGCTTCAGGCGGCTGGATGTGCAGGCCTCGTGGCTGGCATGTTGCCCAGGTTACCACCGTTCCCATCCTATGtccacttacacacacacctgcactaCTGGGAGTGGAGTGCAGACCTCTGAGCAGGGATCCCAGCTGTTCATCAACTGCCATCCAACCAGTGACTCTCATAACTCCTCATCAGCCAGGTCATCATCCACACCGAGTGGAATCAGCAGTGTAGGCCCTGGGCCCTGCAAGCTCACCAACCTGTTGCAGGTGGCACAAGACAATTCAAACAACACTTCACGTGCCCCAGCAGGCAACAATACAAGCACCAGCACTGACAACATCACCAAGCCTACAAATAATATTGTTCCTACCATTAACTCTGCTGCCCCATTGCATCCCCAGAGAAGAAAAGTGAGTAGCAGAACTAAACAAGGGAACAGCCAGTATCACCATCGGGGTGAGGGCAGAGGTCACTATCGTCTCAAAGCTCTAAGGactgctggaggtggaggaagccTTGGAGCTTTAGGGCCCACAGGTTTAGAGAACTTAAGTTCTTCACATGCATACAAACAAGCCACAAGTGAGAATGGCAGCATCCACCACAGCCTCTCAGAAAACCAAGCCAGCCCACTGACAAATGGGAAGCGAGTGGGAGAGTCCGTGGCCACCAGCCCCTCAGAGGGAAGTGACGGGGGCAGCAGTGGGAGCCGCAAACCCTTTCCCCTGCTGCCCTCCATGGCCAGCAGAGCTGCCATGCACGGTGCTCAGAGACGATGTTCCAGCAGAGACAATTTGaaactggctgctgctgcagagcgaGACACAAAGCGCTGCTCATACCCTTTGAACAGTGTCACTACCACTGTGCCAGGGGCCGCCGCCCCAAATGGCACCTTGAAAAACTCAgtgctggagctggagcaaGATATGAGCGGCACAGACCAATCACAGAGCTCTGTTGGAATGAAGAGTGGCTTGTGGAAAAGTGAAACCACAGTGTAA